The Schistosoma haematobium chromosome 7, whole genome shotgun sequence genome contains a region encoding:
- the BCAP29_1 gene encoding B-cell receptor-associated protein 29 (EggNog:ENOG410VB7G~COG:U), translated as MLWHIVVTFLYSEMFVVLLMILPFFSSQTWSKFFKFSIIQKISEKSSFYFRLFLVMLVCVLAEALRNIWVLRQAYNSIKDHPHEMRPETESLYLMRMFRAQRNFYITGFSLFVWFVLHRLVSLLSEHAKMQASEEASIKQAQSATAAAQRLLDQSKVTDSDTEDIYPDTMEALKDELAKLTKKFESEEKAHQKTKQDLETLKKQTLQTNTEYDRVTQECQKLQYRLQMLEGGGSTNKKAD; from the exons ATGTTGTGGCATATAGTTGTAACGTTCTTGTATAGCGAGATGTTCGTTGTTTTGCTGATGATTCTTCCATTTTTCTCATCACAAAC gTGGAGCAAATTCTTCAAATTCAGCATAATCCAGAAGATTTCAGAAAAATCATCATTCTATTTTCGTTTATTTCTCGTAATGTTAGTATGCGTGTTAGCTG AAGCACTTCGTAATATATGGGTACTGAGACAAGCCTATAATTCAATTAAAGATCATCCTCATGAAATGCGTCCAGAAACAGAATCTCTTTACTTGATGCGTATGTTCCGTGCTCAACGTAATTTTTATATTACTGGATTTTCGTTATTCGTGTGGTT TGTACTGCATCGTCTTGTCAGTTTACTTTCGGAACATGCCAAAATGCAAGCTTCCGAAGAGGCGAGTATTAAACAAGCTCAGAGTGCAACAGCAGCAGCGCAACGTTTGTTAGATCAATCAAAAGTTACTGATAGTGATACGGAAGATATATat CCTGATACTATGGAAGCATTAAAAGATGAATTGGCGAAATTAACTAAGAAATTTGAATCTGAGGAAAAAG CTCATCAAAAAACTAAACAAGATTTGGAAACTTTAAAGAAACAAACTCTTCAAACGAATACTGAATACGATCGTGTCACACAAGAATGTCAAAAACTACAA TATCGTCTTCAAATGTTAGAAGGTGGTGGTTCAACAAACAAGAAAGCTGATTAG
- the BCAP29_1 gene encoding B-cell receptor-associated protein 29, variant 2 (EggNog:ENOG410VB7G~COG:U), translating to MLVCVLAEALRNIWVLRQAYNSIKDHPHEMRPETESLYLMRMFRAQRNFYITGFSLFVWFVLHRLVSLLSEHAKMQASEEASIKQAQSATAAAQRLLDQSKVTDSDTEDIYPDTMEALKDELAKLTKKFESEEKAHQKTKQDLETLKKQTLQTNTEYDRVTQECQKLQYRLQMLEGGGSTNKKAD from the exons ATGTTAGTATGCGTGTTAGCTG AAGCACTTCGTAATATATGGGTACTGAGACAAGCCTATAATTCAATTAAAGATCATCCTCATGAAATGCGTCCAGAAACAGAATCTCTTTACTTGATGCGTATGTTCCGTGCTCAACGTAATTTTTATATTACTGGATTTTCGTTATTCGTGTGGTT TGTACTGCATCGTCTTGTCAGTTTACTTTCGGAACATGCCAAAATGCAAGCTTCCGAAGAGGCGAGTATTAAACAAGCTCAGAGTGCAACAGCAGCAGCGCAACGTTTGTTAGATCAATCAAAAGTTACTGATAGTGATACGGAAGATATATat CCTGATACTATGGAAGCATTAAAAGATGAATTGGCGAAATTAACTAAGAAATTTGAATCTGAGGAAAAAG CTCATCAAAAAACTAAACAAGATTTGGAAACTTTAAAGAAACAAACTCTTCAAACGAATACTGAATACGATCGTGTCACACAAGAATGTCAAAAACTACAA TATCGTCTTCAAATGTTAGAAGGTGGTGGTTCAACAAACAAGAAAGCTGATTAG